In Fragaria vesca subsp. vesca linkage group LG5, FraVesHawaii_1.0, whole genome shotgun sequence, the genomic stretch CCCTCATATAAGTCATAATAAGGGATTCCTTAGTGGAAGGGTCCTGTATATATATATATATATTGATTTCGTGCTAATTTAGGCTAAGATGGTTTATATATAGGGAAAAAGCCCTAATGCATAAAATAGAAAAAGTCAAACCCTATTTCAATGATAATCTTTTTTATTAACCCATTTGAATACAAGGTACTTATTTTAAGCCCAAATACACAAATCTTTATTAAAATATAATAAAATTATATTTTTAAAGACTTTTTTACCCTTACCTTTTACTTAAAGAGAAAAAGTGAAAAAGATGGAGGGAAGACTTTGCCGAAAGCACACCGGGCTCCGGCGGCCGCATTCCGGTCGCCGGACTCCGAACTCTGGCCGCCGGAATCCGGTCACCGGTGAAATTGCCGGCATCCGGTGACTGGAATTTTCCGGAAATCTCACTGGATTTTTTTAAATGCCATCGGAATTTACGTGATCTTAACCCAAGTACGAAAAAAAAGTTTACTACTCCTACTAAACTTTTACTGGGGGTAGTAAACTCAAAATAAAGTTTCTCCATGACCATTATACACCTTAAAACAATGAAAAATCAACTTAGATGCAGAAAAATAAAGTTTACTACCCCTAGTAAACTTTTGCTGGAAGTAGTAAACTTTTACTGAGGGGTAGTAAACTTGCAAAACAGTAGCTCCAATGCCATAATTCACATTGAAAAGGAGAAAAATCAACTTAGATGCGAAAAAATAATGTTTACTACCCCTAGTAAACTTTTACTGGGGGTAGTAAACTTGCAAAACAGTAGCTCCAATGCCATAATTCACATTGAAAAGGAGAAAAATCAACTTAGATGCGAAAAAATAAAATTTACCACCCCTAGTAAACTTTTAAAACGGAGAAAAATCAACTTAGATGCAAAAAATAAAATTTACTACCCCTAGTAAACTTTTACTGGGGGTAGTAAACTTGCAAAACAATAGCTCAAATGTCATAATTCATATTCAAACGGAGAAAAATCAACTTAGATGCGAAAAAATGAAGTTTACTACCCCTAGTAAACTTTTATTGGGGGTAGTAAACTTGTAAAACAATATTTTCAAGGCCATAATACAGACTAAAACAGAGGAAGAACAACTTAGATGCAAAAAAATAAAGTTTACTACCCCTATTAAACTTTTACTGGGGGTAGTAAACTTGATTTCAATTTTTAACATGATTTCATATCGTATGCAACACATTTAGACTCAAACATGAAATTCACCAGTTTGATCTAAACAAGAAGAATGAAATAGGACAACACCTTTTGTTTAACAATGGGGCTTTTATGGTCGAGACGCTTCAAGACAAAGTCAGAGACCTCCTTGACGATGCTGACATGCGATGACCTCAGCAGCTGGCAAATCTCCTCCAACTTGTAGACCGGCGCGACCTTGTCCTCGTCGGAGGTAGCTGCGTCGACCATCCTCGACCTCCAGTACGACTCCACAGCTCTCCGACTCGAATCCATGATTGATTCACAAGGTCCTCAAATTGAGCTGATCCGATCCAACAGAGGCGGTGCTCGGATCGATTGCAATTGGATCGGAGGAGTGGAATCCAATACGCTTCGGTGATTGACTGGTTGGATTGGTATTAGGGTTTTAGAAGAAGAAGAAGAAGAAGAAGAAGAGAGAGAGAGAGAGAGAGAGAGAGAGAGAGAGAGAGAGAGAGAGAGAGAGAGAGAGAGAGAGAGAGAGAGAGAGAGAGGAGAGAGAGAGAGAGAGAGAGAGAGNNNNNNNNNNNNNNNNNNNNGCCTGCTTTATAGGATGATGGTTATGAAATCGCTGGGTTTATACATCTTAGCCCAGAAAGAGGATTTCTTGGTATTTTCCAAACTCATAGAAACCCACTGTCCTCTTTCTTACTACCCCCATCTTGATGCAACGATTATGCTTGGAATCAATTAAACATTGATTTTGCTATATTTGAATTCGAATCTCATTGGTTTCAAATTACAGTTGCATATGCAAGACCAAATGAAATACGCAGACCCAGATTGAGAAGATGAAAACAAAAGATTCTCTCAGATTCAAACTTAACTAAAGGTTTCTAGATTCTGGGTTGATATCCAAACTTAATTTCCCATTTACGAAGAATAATATAAACTCAGTTGTTTCCGCTTCAAAAGAACAATCATACATGAGAACATGTTGAACAGCTACTCTTCCTTGAACCTCTTCTCCACTTCCTCCAAGCTTTCAATATCCTTGTAGTACTTACAGATGCGATAGATACACCAGTAAAGAAGACATGCTGCAGAGCAAAGAATAACATTAATTCCTTTGAGCTTTGTAGAGTGATTTCTCAGAACGGTCTCGCTCAGCAGCAGTGCAGATGTCTGAGGTGCACGTCAAGCGATGCTCCATCTTCCAGTAAATATCGAGGAGCTGGAATCCGACGAAGGGGACGACGAAGAGCGCCGGCTGGAGAATGAGAGAGATCAAAGACACGAAGCGAGTCAACAGCTTCGGCGCCGGGAGAGTTAGGAGAAGCGCTATGGCCGCCTCTGCCGCCACCACGTACGTCAGTATCATCCACTGCAACGCCATTTTCCGATTCTTCGTCAAAAATTCGATTTCAATTTCTCTACTTGTCTTGTGCCCGAGAAAATTTTTGGTGCCCACATCAGATCTGGATTTCTAAAGGATTAAGACGTGAAGGGACGAAAATACCCCTGACAGAATTGCCAACTAGCAGCCTTCATAACGGACTTGCCGGTAAAAGTACCAGAGTTCGGTTGTGATGAAAACTTGAGATACCATTTTGATGTTTTACAAACTTGAGATATTAAAATTTATAATGAACAAAAGTTGAGATACCGTTTGGACTAATTTCTCTAAAGATAATTGTGACAGTTCACATTTTGATGAATTTTTTTACCTCCGGCTTTATAGTAGTAATGATATAACAACCTCAACCGTGAAGTTTCTTAGAGCTCATCAAGCATATATTAGATAAATGATTTGTAGAATTGTTTAAGAAACAAGCGATCCTTTTTCTCAATACAGATAGATCTGAAGTGATCACATTCCATCAACTAAACACATCTCAAACTTCTCGCACCCACCAGCCGGTTGATGAAAATATACTGACTACAGGAGATATTCGTGTTACTTCGTGTACACTGGTTTGTACACGTATGTGTGAGTTATAGCGAGTATTTCATAAATTATAGACCACTTCAAAACTTCATTTTCGAGAAGGATAATCAACTTCGCAAATATCGATCGAAACTTGAACCCTTATCCGATGTCAAACAGACGTCACCACGACGTCGACCATTGATCTTAACTGGCCTCGTAGGCTCGACCTTAAGGCATGATTGATCCCGTCCGGGATCGCCTTTACCAAATGATTGAGGAGTTTGAGTAAGGTTTAGTTTTTGAATATTTGACACGAGGTGTAAAGAAACATGGAATGTGAAATCAGTACATTTATTCGATCAAAAAAGATAAATCAGTAAATTCAAAGGTTCCAATGGCAAAATTTTACAATACCCTACACTCGCTCTCTATATAAAGTGACAAAATGACACCACTCCGTTACAACATGAACAGAGTGAGCTCATAGGCACAGCCTCTGCCTCTGTAGCTGTCACCTCGAGGAGAAGGTGATTCATCAACCCAGTCCTCCCATTACCAAATCGATCAACAACATTCTTGACGTTGAGGTAGATAACAATAGCATTAGACTCATTATCATTTTCTGATTCTTTTAATGTCACCGCCGTTTGGTTCGTCCTTGTTTGTTCTGGATTCTATAATTTCTATTCTTTTCTTGAGCTGATGTTTGTGTTGATGGCATTTAGATATGGTGGTGTTATCTGAGATTTTGGATATGTGGGTATGTTGCGTTTGGTTTGTGTAAAGTTGTCTGCTTCATCGTTGTTTTGTTGAATGGATTCATGGGTTTCATGGATATTGATGCTATGAAAGCTTGGGTCTTTTGGGTTTAGAAAAGTAGGTTGCTTTCTTGTTCATTTGTTTTGTATTATAGCTTTTCTGGATCTTCGGATATTATATGGTGTTTATGATATGTGAAATGGGTATTGCGGAGGTTTATGAAGAGTGGTGGCTATTCTATTGGTTTGTTGAATGGGTTTATGGGTATATGCCCCAGATAATGGATGAGGATGAAAGCTCTATACTTTTGATTTAGCAAAGTGGTGGTTCTCTTTTTCGTTTATTTTGTTCAATGGTTTTTATGGTTCTTGCATAACTCTTCTGTTTGTGATATATGAAATGTGTATTACAGAGGTTGATGGAGAATGCTGACTCATCTATGGGTTCTTATTCACACTTGAGTTTGTTAAGTTTTTGTTTCATGAATTTCATTTTGATACGAAACAAGTTTGTTTCATGAATTGTGTTTAGAAGTCTGTGGTTAATGTTCATGTCCTGTGGATTTCCAATTCATACTTTCTTTATAGCTTGTAAAATGTTTCTCTTTAGAATATGAGTTTTAATGGGCACTTGTGATAGGTACCTCTTTCCAACTTCGAAAGAAAATTTGATGAACTGAGATTCGAGGATGAGTTCAAAAAGAGCAAACGGAAATGGGAGGGGCAAGCAAGTCATTGAAGCAGACAATTGGCAGCTAAGCCAAGGTGTAGCTGATCTTAGCATGGGTTCAGAAGAAGCTAATGGAGGGTGGGAAGAAGTTGGAAAGAAAACGAAGAACCGAACTGGAAGTAGTGCTGCAAAGGGTACTCAAAAGTCTAACACAAAGGCATGGGCGCACCAAGATGTCCAAAAGCTCAATATGTGGAGTGGTAACGGAGGATCACAAGTTGTTAATATGTTTAAACCAGCTGGAAGAGGAAACTCAAGGCTGCTACCTAACAGTACCCCTCAGCAAGTCATTACCCCTCCACTGCACAATGGGTGGAATTGGAAGTCAAAGGCTGGCAACAATGACAGATATGTGCCTGCTGCAGCTTATCCTGCTGATGATGATGATGAGTCTGATGCTTTGAGCGACCTTGATGATGAGGATGATGATGACGAAAATGACATTTTCAGTGATGACTCAGACTCTAGTCGTATGAGTCACGGCACTCAAAAGAACAGCAAGTGGTTCAAAGATTTCTTCGACATTTTGGATACGTTAAGCGTAGAGGATATAAATGATCCTAATAGGCAGTGGCACTGTCCTGCTTGCAAAGGAGGTCCTGGTGCCATTGAATGGTATCAAGGCATGCAGCCATTGATCAGACATGCGGAAACAAAAGGATCGAAAAGGGTGAAGCTTCACAGGCAGCTTGCACAACTTCTGGAAGCAGAGTTGAAGGTGCGGGGTACAACTGTTATACCTGCAGGTGTGGTGTTTGGTAAATGGGTAGGATTAAAAGAAGAGGACAGTGATCACAAAATTATCTGGCCTCCAATGGTAGTTATCATGAATACCAGACTTGATAAAGACGAAAGTGACAAATGGCTGGGTATGGGCACTGAGGAGCTTTTACTCTGCTTCAGCGCTTATCAACCTTCAAAGGGTAAACACTCTTATGGCCCCCAAGGACATTGTGGGATGAGCACTTTGATCTTTGAGCCATCGGCAATGGGTTACATTGAGGCTGCACGGCTGCATAGGCATTTTGCTGAGCAAGGTTTGGGCAGGGATGCTTGGGATCGTAGCCCTGTGTTGTTTCGTCCAGGTGGTAAACGACAGCTTTATGGTTTCATGGCAATGAAACAAGACTTGGATATATTCAACAAGCACTCAGAAGAGAAGCTTAAGCTGAAGTTTGAGGTAAGGTCCTACCAGGAAATGGTCCTCCACCCCTTGAGAAAGATGAGTGAGGAAAGTCAACAAGTTAACTATATGAAGACCAAGGTTGCTAAAGAAGAGAAACACAGTCAGGCTATAGAAGATACTCTTCGTATAGTAAATGAGAAGATGCTAAAGATACAGGAGGAAAATCGCGTTTTGAGAGAGAGGACCAGGATGCACTATGAACAAAACAAAGAAGAGATGGATCTCCAAGAGGAATTTTACAAGGATATGCTATCCCGTACCTAAAATTGATATGTCAGCTAAAGTCGATCAAATTTTGGGACTATATTTTGCTTTACAACTGATTTTTAAATGGGGCATTTCAGGGCTCAGTTTCTTTATTCATGCTTTATTTTCTGCAGTTTTTGTTCTTGGCAGATACAATGAGAACCAGGCTTCTGGATATACAGCCCTTTTTGGATAACATTTTTGTGTACCTTCTTGGAACAAGGTGGCCTGTAGTTATTTTGGTACTCCAGACATTAAGAACAGTACTATTTTGGCTGAAGTTTGTTTTATCCTTTGTTTTGTTTCTGATTTTCGCTCTTCAAGTATTTGCTTTGTCACTCTTATGATGTCCAAATTTGCAGGAAAATTTAAAATGATATTGAATCTTGAACTTGGCCTGTTGAAAATATCAGGCCTTGGTAAATACTACATTGTCAAGGTTCGTTTGTTTCCTGAATGCATGTACTTTTCACATTCCTTTTGATGATTTCACAGTATTAGTAAATTGTCCGATGTTATTTACAGAAGAGACTGCTCAAGTTATTGCTAATTTGCTTGGCTTAATCAATATCCAGAAGCAGTCTGGGAAGTTTTCCCATTCCATTGATGGGAACATGGTCTGAATCTTCCTTGGCAGCTTCAGACTTCAAGGCATGTTACATGAGCATGCCTAACATCTAATACTTCACATTACTGATTTAGTGATTTGTTATCCAAAGACTCGAGGAGAATAGCAAATGCATTTCGTAACTTACAGTTATGTCATCACTTTCATATGGATCTGTTTATCTGTCTTTGTTTGGAATTATGACTTACATGAGTCACCTTCTGGTTACCTATTTTTCTTTTCTTTTTCCATTAGGCAAACTCTTTTTTCATAACTGGCAAATTACCTATGCTGTCATGCTGAGCAGTTGCCTCCCTTTGATTATATTAAATCGAAAACATACATAGGATGGACATAGAGACTAAACCCCTAGATACATTAGATCTTACCAACTAGTGATATGTGTTAACCTGTTAGCCACACTGTTTATACACAAATCGGATTTGAAAAAAATACAAAGAACTATGTCAGATAAGTCCTCCAATTCTCCCTTACATGTTCAAGAGCAGTGCATGCAGTCTGTCTCAGCCTCAATTTCACTCCAGCCCTCATGCATACCAGATTCGCCATAAGAACGTAATAAAAAGCACGCTCAAACTGATCAGCACTTAGAGTAGGTGCACGGCAGCACTTCACAATCCTTGCAAACATGCCGAGGGTCTTCATTTTGTTCCATACAAAACGGACACAAAATATCTGAGTGTAATCCTCTTAGCTAAGGCCACTCTTGTAGGTAAAATATCACGCACCACACCATGTATGCATCCTAATCTTTGGAGGCAACTTCACTTTCCACAGCTATCTCCACAAGGCATCGCCCTTCACCCGATGATTCGATGTAGATACAATGCTCTACCAAATTCTGCTTCCTTCAAGCTACATGGTAGTCATTCTTGAGTTCATGATATTTTAACTATTTATGCATAACAATTTATATCGAGGGACTATCATGTATCTGTATTTTGTCATTTAATTTTAGTCATTCTCATATGTATGTGTAAATACACACCGTGTATTAAAAATACTCTATGCACAAAATTGAATCCAGTAATAAATTGGAAAGGTCAACCGTAGAAGGTGTCACCTGGTTTCTCTGTTGGCCACAACTTTGATCCGTCACTTCATCATCATCTCATATGAACCATATTTCCGAGTCCTTATAATCAAGGAAGTCTCTCACTCTCTCGCTTTGCCTTGTTTAATTTCTAGATCAACTCTTTCTAGCTACGTGTCTTTTTTTGTTTTTGCTTGATAATTTTCTGACCAAGGTATAGAACTGGAAACAATGAGAGGTCGATTCTACTCATTGTCTTGCTGCAGGACGATGACAATCGATTGATCAAGAAGTACGTGCATATGTGCAGGTAGAAAAGGGAAAGAGATCGAGGACTAAGTAGAGGAGAAATGACGACGTTAAGTGAAATGTTAGAAGAAATGGTGGCGCCAATCCTATCAAGACTGCCACCCAAGACTTTGATACCATTCAAATGCGTCAGTAAGTTATGGTACGCCATTATCATTGATCCTAGCTTAGTGACCAAGAACCTTTCAATTTCCAGGCACAACAAGTTCGCTTCGGACACTTGCATCCTTTTCCAGGATAGAAGCATTAAGAACGAGGAAGAGATTGATGCTTTCATGAGAAACTTAGATCTTTTACTGTCCTTTGCTTCATATTTGCAACGGTGATGATGATGATCTTACTTTTGTTCTTGAGGAACTTGATGTTCTGTTTCCTTTGAGTATGTATCTTTCAACTCTAGAAATGGTAGGGCATTGTGATGGGATCATTTGTCAAGTAACTGTGATTTCAGTTGTATCTTGTGCAATCCCGCAATTAGAGAATTCCAAGTTCTTCCTGAGTCATGTGTCCTTTATAATCTCCCTCCTAGAGCTGAAGAAGAAGAAGAAGATGATGATGATGATGATGATGATGAAACTGCACCATGATCAAATACAGCTGTTATAGGATTTGGCTTTGATTCCAAAGCTAAACAGTACAAGAGTTGCTACAATAGTTGGCACTCAAGTTAGAGTTGATAGAGCAGAGGTATACACCATGGGTGCTAATTCTTGGAGGGAGCTCAAGAATGTTGATATAGCATCATCAGCATGCCACATCCGTTCGGCGTCTAATTTTGTCTTGCACTTGAAGTCATCCATACTTTTGATGTGAGTGATGAGCTGCTATTTGATCAGGTACCGGTGCCCGATTGTTTTGATTTTTATGAAGATGGACTTGATAGGAGCCTTGCTGTGTTGAAAGATTCCATTGTTTTTTTGAGTTTTGACCTATGAAAGATATGAAAATCGTAAATCTTTTGATATATGGATGATGATGATGGATGAGTCTACAGGCGTCAAGGGTTCATGGACAAAATACTTGACGTTCGGACCAGTGGAAGCAGGCATCAGAATCAGAATTCCATTAATATTTTGGAATTAATAGTGATGTTCAGGAGATTCTAATGGTTACCAATGACAATCGTGCAGTTTCCTATAACCCAGGTACCAAAAACCTCCACCATTTTCCCATTCAAAATGCTCTAGCTAGCAAAATATGTCCAAAAGAACTAAGCAGATATATTCAGAAGTTCAAAGAGGGTCGAAAGATGGAAGTGCTCAGCTCTAATTGTATTGAATGTATTTAAACCTGAACAAAGTAATCAAATGAACCAATGTATCTATAATCCACTTTTCCTATGAACATCAGATTCAAAGGAGGAAGAAAAAAGATCGCTAGAAAATGTACATGTCACTGGAGACCCTATACGATTGCCTACAGCTGCCTGGCTTTAAGTCGAGTTCACAAGGCCAAAAGATGAGAGTGAATAGAAAAAATGTCGTGGGTCCGTGTATCAAGGAAACTGGAATGAACCTCCAATCCCATCACTGCCTGACGGGGGACTAATAGCTACCCAAAGGAGAGAGATGGTGATTGCCAGAAGGCCAGACCACACATACACAATGGTGGGGGTCCTTCCTCGTCTTCCCATGAGTCCTTTGGCGAAGGGGTATAGATGAGCCAACACCCAGAAGCTGAAGAAAGAACCTCCAAGCAAGGCACTCCACTTCGGTGCATCACTGTATATAGTTCGACAAAGAGCAACACCCATTCCAATCAAGTTGATCATTATGATAGTAATAGGTGGTACCATCAGAGATGTCCATTTGAAGATATACAGATCAACAAAATCATCATCCGCATCATCTCCTCCAGATTTCGATGTCAAAGTGAATGATATCTCAATTCCTGCTATAACCTTAAGAAGACCTTGGAGCACAGCAGCAAGATGGGCACTTGTTCCTCCAATCAACCAAAACTGCTCATTCCTCCACCACTCCTCCAGTTCAATTCCGGACCACTTGATCTCCAGAACAGCAAGAAGAATGAGGGTAATTGTAATCCCCAAGAGATATACCAAGAAGGTTACGTTGAGCTCCTGAACAATGAACTTGCCAGTGAAGAGTGAGAGTGCAGGAAGGAAACAGTAAACAATGAGGAAAATGGATGTGAAAGGGTACATTGCGACATTCAAGTAGGCAATCCTTTGGAGAAATTTCATCCTGGAGCTGGCCAGAAGAGCATTGTTTCGAGAAAAGAATATCTCAACAGAGCCAGTAGCCCACCGCAAAACCTGATGAAGCCGGTCAGTGAGATTGATTGGTGCACTTCCTCGAAAGGCATCTTTTTTAGTGACACAGTAGATAGATTTCCATCCACGGTTGTGCATCCTGTAACCGGTGACCACATCTTCAGTCACTGAACCGTAAATCCACCCAACTCGTTGGCCCCATTCAGTCTTGTCC encodes the following:
- the LOC101293884 gene encoding protein SUPPRESSOR OF GENE SILENCING 3-like → MSSKRANGNGRGKQVIEADNWQLSQGVADLSMGSEEANGGWEEVGKKTKNRTGSSAAKGTQKSNTKAWAHQDVQKLNMWSGNGGSQVVNMFKPAGRGNSRLLPNSTPQQVITPPLHNGWNWKSKAGNNDRYVPAAAYPADDDDESDALSDLDDEDDDDENDIFSDDSDSSRMSHGTQKNSKWFKDFFDILDTLSVEDINDPNRQWHCPACKGGPGAIEWYQGMQPLIRHAETKGSKRVKLHRQLAQLLEAELKVRGTTVIPAGVVFGKWVGLKEEDSDHKIIWPPMVVIMNTRLDKDESDKWLGMGTEELLLCFSAYQPSKGKHSYGPQGHCGMSTLIFEPSAMGYIEAARLHRHFAEQGLGRDAWDRSPVLFRPGGKRQLYGFMAMKQDLDIFNKHSEEKLKLKFEVRSYQEMVLHPLRKMSEESQQVNYMKTKVAKEEKHSQAIEDTLRIVNEKMLKIQEENRVLRERTRMHYEQNKEEMDLQEEFYKDMLSRT